A region of Cloacibacillus sp. DNA encodes the following proteins:
- a CDS encoding amidohydrolase family protein → MNLKIKCGHVADLVSGKDEKNVDIYIQDGKIEKISKNTSEKAKNEIDLSEYYIIPGFVDAHNHLCFDVGDEVKQIGEALGYQALIAARNARIAINSGVTTLRDAGERGYVDFCVKRGVDEGLIPGPRLLAAGPGLMRTGGHMWFMGEEADGESEVRKAVRGQLKAGADFIKIFVSGGATSQRTGSVTPEMTREEIETAIYEAHAAGKKAGAHTHGGIAATWAIKAGVDAIEHGCFLTEEQMLLMKDNGTFLVVTSGIQRAIAECPENSPFMREKAAAAYANYLTVIKRAVQLGLRMALGNDTNHGCIAEEIAFVERAGMSRREALLAATRYGADLCGLESLTGTIEPGKEADLIAFASNPLTADIRELTPQWVIRSGKTLKTPHGIHC, encoded by the coding sequence ATGAATTTAAAGATTAAGTGCGGCCACGTCGCAGACCTTGTATCAGGAAAAGACGAGAAAAACGTGGATATCTATATTCAGGACGGGAAAATAGAAAAAATATCCAAGAATACCTCCGAAAAGGCCAAAAATGAGATTGACCTTTCAGAGTATTATATTATTCCCGGCTTTGTCGACGCCCACAACCATCTTTGTTTTGATGTTGGTGACGAAGTGAAACAGATTGGTGAGGCGCTGGGATATCAGGCTCTTATAGCAGCAAGAAACGCAAGAATAGCTATAAACTCTGGGGTGACGACTCTTAGGGATGCGGGAGAACGCGGCTATGTGGATTTTTGCGTAAAAAGAGGCGTTGATGAGGGGCTCATTCCTGGACCTAGGCTTCTTGCAGCTGGGCCCGGCTTAATGCGCACCGGGGGGCACATGTGGTTCATGGGCGAGGAGGCGGACGGAGAGAGCGAAGTTAGAAAGGCCGTACGCGGACAGTTAAAGGCCGGCGCTGATTTTATAAAAATATTTGTCAGCGGAGGCGCCACATCACAACGAACGGGCAGCGTGACGCCTGAAATGACGCGCGAAGAGATAGAAACCGCCATCTACGAGGCTCATGCGGCCGGCAAAAAAGCAGGCGCTCATACACATGGCGGCATTGCTGCAACATGGGCGATAAAAGCCGGCGTTGACGCAATTGAACATGGCTGTTTTCTGACCGAAGAACAGATGCTGCTTATGAAAGACAATGGGACCTTCCTCGTTGTAACGAGCGGCATACAGAGGGCCATCGCAGAATGCCCCGAAAACAGCCCCTTTATGAGAGAAAAGGCGGCGGCGGCTTACGCTAACTACCTTACCGTGATAAAGCGTGCGGTACAGCTGGGCTTGAGAATGGCTCTTGGCAACGACACAAACCACGGCTGCATCGCAGAGGAGATAGCTTTTGTTGAAAGGGCTGGCATGAGCAGAAGAGAGGCACTGCTTGCCGCAACGCGATACGGCGCCGATCTATGCGGACTAGAGTCGCTCACTGGAACAATAGAACCTGGGAAAGAGGCCGACCTCATCGCCTTTGCCTCCAATCCGTTAACCGCTGACATTCGGGAGCTTACGCCCCAATGGGTAATACGTTCAGGAAAGACGCTGAAGACGCCGCACGGGATCCACTGCTGA
- a CDS encoding sodium/proline symporter gives MSDKIPLIVPFALYLLVLIAIGIYTFRFTKTMEGFHLGGRNLNPWVAGVSLMFSGSSGWIFTGMAGLCYAIGPSSWFMHASNLFFMLIAFLMIGKRMRNYSGILGAITYPEYFVRRVRAKGNMIRIVGSLAVVMFMSVSVATQYMAASKSMMPLFGITNLQAILITAAVVGFYCLIGGFLAVCWTDFVQGIVILVGSVALCLYMIYDVGGWAGATSKLAAIDPKLVSAEWATFPLILAYWTTGFQCIGRPHDTIRYFAVKDSKSTRQMAMIGMFGFLLNYWTGYLIGWVGRIYFPDIPDPETIFGRLLTGVLNPWFSGIMLAALMALIMSTVDSCLLSAASTLSEDFYHACVNKNASKERLVNVSRFSVLFIAVLGIFLAINSGGRSIMTVMLFASGGLAATFGPALLLSLYWKRLTEKGVIAAMLTGFIMSVTWNVTGMAKISNIHEGCIGFLLSLAAGTIVSLISEQLPQKEIAKELHLVSKDYDTEQLDKIVRSYQSAR, from the coding sequence ATGTCAGACAAGATACCTTTAATAGTTCCTTTTGCCCTTTATCTTTTAGTTTTGATTGCCATCGGGATATATACCTTTCGTTTTACAAAAACAATGGAGGGCTTTCATTTAGGCGGACGCAACTTAAACCCTTGGGTCGCTGGCGTCAGCCTCATGTTTTCAGGGTCTAGCGGATGGATATTCACTGGAATGGCTGGGCTTTGTTACGCAATCGGGCCATCGTCGTGGTTTATGCACGCCAGCAACCTGTTCTTTATGCTCATAGCGTTTCTGATGATCGGCAAGCGCATGAGAAATTATTCCGGCATACTCGGCGCCATAACCTATCCAGAGTATTTCGTTAGGCGCGTACGCGCGAAGGGAAATATGATCCGCATAGTGGGCTCTCTCGCGGTAGTGATGTTTATGTCCGTTTCGGTAGCGACACAGTACATGGCTGCTTCAAAATCAATGATGCCTCTTTTTGGTATCACAAATTTGCAGGCTATATTGATAACGGCGGCGGTAGTTGGCTTTTACTGTCTCATCGGCGGCTTCCTCGCAGTCTGCTGGACTGATTTTGTGCAGGGAATCGTCATACTGGTTGGGTCAGTCGCTCTTTGCCTCTATATGATCTATGACGTCGGAGGCTGGGCAGGCGCCACATCTAAGCTGGCTGCAATTGACCCCAAACTTGTATCCGCTGAATGGGCGACCTTCCCATTGATTCTCGCGTATTGGACGACGGGCTTTCAGTGCATCGGGCGTCCTCATGACACGATACGCTACTTTGCCGTCAAGGATTCAAAATCAACGCGCCAAATGGCAATGATCGGCATGTTCGGTTTCCTTCTCAATTACTGGACCGGCTACCTCATCGGATGGGTCGGACGCATATACTTCCCGGACATCCCTGACCCTGAAACGATTTTTGGAAGGCTGCTCACTGGGGTGCTCAATCCGTGGTTCTCCGGCATAATGCTTGCCGCGTTAATGGCTCTTATTATGTCCACCGTAGACTCGTGCCTGTTGAGCGCCGCTTCAACGCTGAGCGAGGATTTTTATCACGCCTGTGTGAATAAAAACGCCTCCAAGGAGCGGCTGGTGAATGTTTCAAGATTCTCGGTCCTCTTTATCGCCGTGCTTGGAATATTTCTTGCTATAAATTCGGGCGGCCGTTCTATCATGACAGTAATGCTCTTCGCATCGGGCGGCCTTGCCGCCACATTCGGCCCAGCGCTGCTTCTTTCGCTTTACTGGAAAAGGCTGACGGAAAAAGGCGTGATTGCGGCGATGCTTACCGGATTCATCATGAGCGTGACGTGGAACGTTACTGGAATGGCAAAAATTTCCAATATACATGAAGGCTGTATCGGATTTTTACTTTCCCTCGCGGCAGGTACCATTGTCAGCTTGATTTCGGAACAGCTACCCCAAAAGGAGATAGCAAAGGAGCTTCACCTTGTATCAAAAGATTACGACACGGAACAGCTTGATAAAATCGTGCGCAGCTACCAATCCGCACGGTAA
- a CDS encoding aminotransferase, protein MKIATFKVEEWMNLNETKAVYNIAETCVDSVSVDELFQIAGRDKEPFFKELFDRRLTYGAIYGAATLKEQIATLYRAISPEQIITTHGATGANHLVLYSLVEPGDEVVSVMPTYQQLYSIPASYGATVRLLKLRKEDGFQPDMAELKKLITPRTKVICINNPNNPTGALMAVDTLNEIVAAARSVGAYILCDEVYRFLTQTDQYSPSVADLYEKGIVVGSMSKVFSLAGIRLGWIATRDAAALEQILLHRDYDTISCGIIDEALASVALEAKERLLSRNKKIIRDNLAVLDQWISTEPRFSYVKPQGGTTALLYCNVDVPSETFCQRLLAETGAFLTPGSCFEEEGCFRIGYACDTEELRAGLAKLSDFVKGL, encoded by the coding sequence TGAACTGTTCCAGATTGCGGGGCGTGACAAAGAACCCTTCTTTAAGGAACTCTTCGATAGGCGGCTGACCTATGGAGCCATCTACGGCGCAGCTACGCTGAAAGAGCAGATAGCGACGCTCTATCGCGCCATATCGCCCGAGCAGATAATCACGACACACGGTGCGACCGGCGCGAACCACCTTGTGCTCTATTCGTTGGTGGAACCAGGGGACGAAGTTGTCTCCGTTATGCCCACCTACCAACAGCTATACTCTATCCCCGCGTCATACGGCGCTACTGTGCGTCTGCTTAAGCTGAGGAAAGAGGACGGCTTTCAACCGGATATGGCGGAGTTGAAAAAACTTATAACTCCGCGCACAAAGGTCATCTGTATCAACAATCCGAACAACCCAACAGGCGCGCTCATGGCGGTAGACACTCTGAATGAGATCGTTGCCGCCGCTCGTTCAGTTGGCGCCTATATACTCTGCGATGAAGTTTACCGATTTCTGACACAGACGGACCAATACTCGCCCTCTGTGGCGGATCTTTACGAAAAGGGTATCGTCGTTGGAAGTATGTCAAAAGTTTTTTCGCTTGCTGGCATACGGCTTGGTTGGATCGCAACGCGTGACGCGGCTGCATTGGAACAGATACTTCTGCATCGCGATTACGATACGATAAGCTGCGGCATCATAGACGAAGCGCTTGCCTCCGTGGCGCTTGAGGCAAAAGAAAGACTTTTGTCCCGCAACAAAAAAATCATACGCGACAACCTTGCCGTTCTTGACCAATGGATAAGCACGGAGCCGCGCTTCTCTTACGTAAAGCCGCAGGGTGGGACGACGGCGCTGCTTTACTGCAACGTTGATGTACCTTCCGAAACATTCTGCCAAAGGCTGCTTGCCGAAACGGGAGCCTTTCTGACTCCCGGCTCCTGTTTTGAAGAGGAAGGCTGCTTTCGCATAGGATACGCCTGCGATACAGAAGAGTTAAGGGCGGGGTTGGCGAAGCTCAGCGACTTTGTAAAAGGGCTCTAG